A DNA window from Aspergillus nidulans FGSC A4 chromosome V contains the following coding sequences:
- a CDS encoding protein ckiB (transcript_id=CADANIAT00003302), which yields MASSSSNVVGVHYRVGKKIGEGSFGVIFEGTNLLNNQQVAIKFEPRKSDAPQLRDEYRTYKILVGCPGIPNVYYFGQEGLHNILVIDLLGPSLEDLFDHCNRRFSVKTVVMVAKQMLSRVQTIHEKNLIYRDIKPDNFLIGRPNSKAANVIHVVDFGMAKQYRDPKTKQHIPYRERKSLSGTARYMSINTHLGREQSRRDDLEALGHVFMYFLRGGLPWQGLKAATNKQKYEKIGEKKQTTAIKELCEGFPEEFTKYLSYVRNLGFEDTPDYDYLRDLLTQALKNAGEVEDGEYDWMKLNNGRGWEYKSYSSQQALQNSAMHTSARDLHGQQIRNSQRPGVTADRLNAAQPPPPSPAKPGAGKTREPQNVRGGIPPKRQSGGFDTTPAASTVAQFQNSNANISGHRIGSPATPAKNQPAPGGQQASNEPQPTLMQKVMKALCCG from the exons ATggcttcctcatcgtccaaTGTAGTGGGTGTCCACTACAGAGTAGGAAAGAAAATTGGTGAAGGGTCTTTTGGTGTGATCTTTGAGGGCACGAATCTCCTGAACAATCAGCAGGTTGCGATTAAATTC GAACCTCGGAAGAGTGACGCTCCCCAGTTGCGAGATGAATATCGAACGTACAAAATTTTGGTCGGATGCC CCGGCATTCCTAATGTCTACTACTTTGGCCAGGAAGGTTTACACAATATCCTCGTGATTGACCTGCTTGGTCCCAGTTTGGAGGATCTGTTTGATCACTGCAACCGACGCTTCTCTGTGAAGACCGTCGTCATGGTCGCCAAACAAATG CTCTCTCGAGTTCAAACAATCCACGAGAAGAATCTGATCTACCGTGACATAAAGCCCGATAACTTCCTCATCGGTCGCCCGAACTCCAAGGCCGCCAATGTTATCCACGTCGTCGACTTCGGAATGGCCAAGCAATACCGGGATCCCAAAACCAAGCAACATATCCCATACCGTGAGCGAAAGTCGCTGTCCGGTACAGCGCGCTACATGAGTATCAACACCCACTTGGGACGCGAGCAGTCACGACGAGACGATCTTGAGGCCTTGGGCCACGTTTTTATGTATTTCCTTCGAGGTGGCTTGCCCTGGCAGGGCCTGAAGGCTGCCACCAACAAACAGAAGTACGAAAAgattggagagaagaagcagaccaCCGCCATCAAGGAACTCTGCGAGGGATTTCCAG AAGAATTCACAAAGTACCTTAGCTATGTGCGCAATCTTGGTTTCGAAGACACCCCTGACTACGATTACCTGCGGGATCTTCTTACTCAGGCCCTCAAGAACGCTGGggaagttgaggatggagagtACGATTGGATGAAACTGAACAACGGTCGAGGGTGGGAATACAAGTCCTATTCGTCCCAGCAGGCTCTCCAGAACTCCGCCATGCATACTTCTGCCAGGGACCTCCACGGCCAGCAGATCCGCAACAGCCAAAGACCCGGCGTGACCGCAGACCGTTTAAACGCCGCGCAGCCCCCGCCCCCGTCTCCTGCGAAGCCCGGAGCCGGGAAGACGCGCGAGCCGCAAAACGTCAGAGGCGGCATCCCGCCAAAACGTCAGAGCGGGGGATTCGACACGACACCAGCTGCCTCGACAGTGGCACAGTTTCAGAACTCGAACGCGAACATCTCGGGTCATCGGATAGGCAGCCCGGCGACCCCGGCCAAGAACCAGCCAGCCCCTGGCGGCCAGCAGGCGAGCAATGAGCCGCAGCCCACCTTGATGCAAAAGGTGATGAAAGCACTTTGCTGCG GTTGA
- a CDS encoding uncharacterized protein (transcript_id=CADANIAT00003303), whose product MPKRLSAIINFTTTLRVVSRRPVSGSGTRAVLIYSETDESRIKWLMPGMQSKQCTNRDNQKTQKTKAQIRRSKAVAP is encoded by the coding sequence ATGCCAAAACGCCTTTCTGCCATCATTAACTTCACCACGACACTCCGAGTAGTATCAAGGCGGCCCGTGAGTGGGTCAGGAACTCGCGCGGTGCTCATATACTCAGAAACAGACGAATCTAGAATTAAATGGCTCATGCCAGGGATGCAGTCAAAGCAGTGCACAAATAGAGACAACCAGAAAACGCAGAAAACAAAGGCTCAAATTCGCCGTTCCAAAGCCGTAGCACCATAA
- a CDS encoding uncharacterized protein (transcript_id=CADANIAT00003305), whose amino-acid sequence MISVLLTAHTIALSYIVITSIQSPSDGGEYAISAQTDNAYVPAETSVAQQTAGRLSARRDLSDTAEDSIKTSPITAQNIVSEYRQEPNKLKTSFLDLQDCASQSEKMRRSSLIWIPKFGLIHLLTRTIIEFLKRCTWAN is encoded by the exons ATGATCTCTGTCCTCCTTACTGCTCACACGATTGCCCTTTCTTATATCGTAATCACGTCAATTCAGTCACCTAGTGATGGCGGAGAATACGCAATATCTGCACAGACAGATAAT GCTTACGTACCCGCAGAGACGAGCGTTGCACAGCAGACTGCTGGCAGACTATCAGCAAGAAGGGATCTCAGTGACACAGCAGAAGACTCGATCAAGACAAGCCCGATAACTGCTCAGAATATCGTATCAGAGTACCGTCAGGAACCAAACAAGCTCAAGACGTCATTTCTGGATCTTCAGGATTGTGCGAGTCAATCTGAAAAAATGCGTAGATCTTCTTTAATCTGGATCCCAAAATTCGGTTTAATCCACTTACTGACTCGCACAATCATAGAATTTCTCAAACGCTGCACATGGGCAAATTGA
- a CDS encoding uncharacterized protein (transcript_id=CADANIAT00003304) gives MIWPPETQGSPQTWRPHEPRFRRQQHNFDPAIPVPSSMLPICHQHCVDIISGQASVFLLGDSATNVQPSTRTRTKKEEPSEPPQQ, from the coding sequence ATGATATGGCCACCGGAGACGCAGGGTTCCCCACAGACCTGGAGACCTCACGAGCCACGATTcagaaggcagcagcatAATTTCGACCCCGCCATTCCGGTCCCCAGCAGCATGCTGCCAATCTGCCACCAACATTGTGTGGACATCATATCCGGGCAAGCTAGCGTGTTCCTTCTCGGCGACTCGGCAACAAACGTCCAGCCATCCACGCGAacgagaacaaagaaagaagagccaTCTGAGCCACCGCAGCAGTAA